In Janthinobacterium rivuli, a single genomic region encodes these proteins:
- a CDS encoding pyridoxamine 5'-phosphate oxidase family protein has product MTATALPPSPRTRVRRVAELASYEQAILHAILDASYLCHIAFHDEHGNHCIPTACWRIGGHLYIHGSNGSRMLKQLLRETDVCVTVTHLDGLVLARSAFNHTMNYRSAMVYGQFEKVSDIGQQHAAMDALMEKLAPGRLAHVRGGSAKEYAATTVLRIALDECAVKQRKGGPLDDAGDMAHAVWTGELPFTHGRGAAIADALNTSEMPAYAAAWGTESA; this is encoded by the coding sequence ATGACCGCTACCGCCCTGCCCCCCAGCCCCCGTACCCGCGTGCGCCGCGTCGCCGAACTGGCCAGCTACGAGCAAGCCATCCTGCACGCCATCCTCGACGCCTCCTACCTGTGCCATATCGCCTTCCACGACGAGCACGGAAACCATTGCATCCCGACCGCCTGCTGGCGCATCGGCGGCCACCTGTACATCCATGGCTCGAACGGCAGCCGCATGCTCAAGCAGCTGCTGCGCGAAACCGACGTATGCGTGACGGTGACCCATCTCGACGGCCTGGTATTGGCGCGCTCCGCCTTCAATCACACGATGAACTACCGCTCGGCGATGGTGTACGGGCAGTTTGAAAAAGTCAGCGACATCGGCCAGCAGCATGCGGCGATGGATGCGTTGATGGAGAAGCTGGCGCCGGGACGCCTGGCGCACGTGCGCGGCGGCAGCGCCAAGGAATACGCGGCCACCACCGTGCTGCGCATCGCGCTCGACGAATGCGCCGTCAAGCAGCGCAAGGGCGGACCGCTCGACGACGCGGGCGACATGGCGCATGCCGTCTGGACGGGCGAACTGCCGTTTACACACGGCCGTGGCGCGGCCATCGCCGATGCGCTCAACACCAGCGAGATGCCCGCGTATGCCGCCGCATGGGGGACGGAATCCGCTTGA
- a CDS encoding PLP-dependent aminotransferase family protein, translating into MDFALLLNAFECTHRERGWPRQRLLHECLRAAIRGGQLAPGTRLAATRVLAAELGLARNTVLYAYEQLASEGFVLPDRRGTVVAGSAGVPVASSVSGGHDGLSRRARHLRGVSGQDASAALVFPADAMGAFAPGVPALDEFPLAQWRRMLDRAWRALTPRQLNYGDPAGEPQLRMAIAEHLRAARGVVCDAGQVFITDGTQSSLDVCLRAFADQGDTLWIEHPGYGGALAAGRGAGLQVTGIAVDMDGIAPTDDDWRDTPPRLIYTTPSHQYPTGSVLSPARRMALLERARAAGALIIEDDYDSEFRHGGPPLAAMQGLVADAPVVYLGTFSKTMFPALRIAYIVVPAALAVAFAQMQAQGAARGRVAEQLALAEFLRSGLFARHVRRMRRLYRQRRDALSEALQRHACAAIHGGTAGMHLALRFHDRAWDDLALSRRAAQDGIVALALSAHGTGDRMGEGAGWNGFLLGYAQVPAENMDGLARRLGALLPA; encoded by the coding sequence ATGGATTTTGCTTTGCTGCTGAACGCGTTCGAGTGCACGCACCGCGAGCGGGGCTGGCCGCGCCAGCGCCTGCTGCATGAATGCCTGCGCGCGGCGATCCGCGGGGGCCAGCTGGCGCCCGGCACGCGTCTGGCCGCCACGCGCGTGCTGGCCGCCGAACTGGGGTTGGCGCGCAATACCGTGCTGTACGCCTACGAGCAATTGGCCAGCGAAGGGTTTGTCTTGCCGGACCGGCGCGGCACCGTCGTCGCTGGCAGCGCCGGGGTGCCGGTGGCATCGTCGGTGAGCGGTGGCCATGATGGATTATCGCGCCGGGCCCGGCATTTGCGCGGCGTGTCGGGACAGGATGCCAGCGCGGCGCTGGTGTTTCCCGCCGACGCCATGGGGGCGTTCGCGCCCGGCGTGCCGGCGCTCGACGAATTCCCGCTGGCGCAGTGGCGCCGCATGCTGGACCGCGCGTGGCGCGCGCTGACGCCGCGCCAGCTCAATTACGGCGATCCTGCCGGCGAGCCGCAACTGCGCATGGCCATCGCCGAGCATTTGCGCGCCGCGCGCGGCGTCGTCTGCGATGCGGGCCAGGTGTTCATCACGGACGGCACGCAGAGCAGCCTCGATGTCTGCCTGCGCGCCTTTGCCGACCAGGGCGATACCTTGTGGATCGAGCATCCCGGCTATGGCGGCGCGCTGGCGGCGGGCCGTGGCGCCGGCTTGCAAGTGACCGGTATCGCCGTCGACATGGATGGCATCGCGCCGACCGATGACGACTGGCGCGATACGCCGCCGCGCCTGATCTACACGACGCCGTCGCACCAGTATCCGACGGGCAGCGTGCTCAGTCCCGCGCGCCGCATGGCGCTGCTCGAACGCGCCCGCGCGGCCGGCGCGCTGATCATCGAAGATGATTACGACAGCGAGTTTCGCCATGGCGGCCCGCCTCTGGCCGCCATGCAGGGACTGGTGGCAGACGCCCCCGTCGTGTACCTGGGTACCTTCAGCAAGACCATGTTTCCCGCCTTGCGCATCGCCTATATCGTCGTGCCGGCCGCTCTGGCCGTGGCCTTCGCGCAGATGCAGGCGCAGGGTGCCGCGCGCGGACGCGTGGCCGAACAGCTGGCGCTGGCCGAGTTCCTGCGCAGCGGCCTGTTTGCGCGCCACGTGCGCCGCATGCGCCGCCTGTATCGCCAGCGCCGCGACGCCTTGAGCGAGGCGCTGCAGCGCCATGCGTGTGCGGCCATCCATGGCGGCACGGCTGGCATGCACCTGGCGCTGCGTTTTCACGATCGCGCATGGGATGACCTGGCGCTGAGCCGCCGCGCCGCGCAGGATGGCATCGTGGCGCTGGCCCTGTCCGCGCACGGCACGGGCGACAGGATGGGGGAAGGTGCGGGCTGGAACGGTTTCCTGCTCGGTTATGCGCAGGTGCCGGCCGAGAACATGGATGGCCTGGCGCGCCGCCTGGGCGCGCTGCTGCCAGCGTGA
- a CDS encoding spermidine synthase — protein sequence MTTDFTSTTHTAFSHPGHPPATTTEHRGIRYLHLGTKWVQGAMRLDKPDAIELEYVQMMMMWMLFKTQPRRIVQLGLGSAALTKFSYRRFPDATVTAIELNPNVIAICGAQFALPPNDARLDVREMNALDFVLDPANHGTVDALQVDLYDEDARGPVLDTPEFYQACFDCLTDDGIMCTNVFGDFPNYDKNLQAMELVFDAVVWVPETEDENIVVLAFKKSPSLDFSELYERAATIKKQFNLPAKNWVNGLKQWMQDQQ from the coding sequence ATGACGACCGACTTTACCTCCACCACCCATACCGCTTTCAGCCACCCGGGCCACCCGCCTGCCACCACCACAGAACACCGCGGCATCCGCTACCTGCACCTGGGGACCAAATGGGTACAGGGCGCCATGCGCCTGGACAAGCCCGACGCCATCGAGCTCGAATACGTGCAGATGATGATGATGTGGATGCTGTTCAAGACGCAGCCCAGACGCATCGTGCAGCTGGGTCTGGGCAGCGCCGCGCTGACCAAATTCAGCTACCGCCGCTTCCCCGATGCCACGGTCACGGCCATCGAACTCAATCCGAACGTGATCGCCATCTGCGGCGCCCAGTTCGCGCTGCCGCCGAACGACGCGCGCCTCGACGTGCGTGAAATGAATGCGCTCGACTTCGTGCTCGATCCGGCCAACCACGGCACGGTCGACGCGCTGCAAGTGGACCTGTACGACGAGGACGCGCGCGGCCCCGTGCTCGACACGCCCGAGTTCTATCAGGCCTGCTTCGACTGCCTGACGGACGACGGCATCATGTGCACGAATGTCTTCGGCGACTTCCCCAACTACGACAAGAATCTGCAGGCGATGGAGCTGGTCTTCGACGCCGTCGTCTGGGTACCGGAAACGGAAGATGAAAATATCGTCGTGCTGGCCTTCAAAAAATCGCCATCGCTCGACTTCAGCGAGCTATACGAACGCGCCGCCACCATCAAGAAGCAGTTCAACCTGCCCGCCAAGAACTGGGTCAACGGCTTGAAGCAGTGGATGCAGGACCAGCAATAA
- a CDS encoding FxDxF family PEP-CTERM protein: MKLKSLIAVALLSAASIGVAQATAYNVDLTNTTGDLWTGGFNATPTPLGGFTDTFTFTPDATFGSTAQAFLANLSVTGSDAASINFSGANLNGIALTGFGGPTVFGYAQGEVLAQTSLLFNGPMVLTVMGNSNGGSYGGTFNLNLAPVPEPETYGMLLAGLGVLGFLARRRKQS, encoded by the coding sequence ATGAAACTGAAATCACTCATCGCAGTAGCACTCTTGAGCGCGGCTTCCATCGGCGTAGCCCAGGCAACAGCGTACAACGTGGACCTGACCAACACCACTGGCGACCTGTGGACGGGCGGCTTCAACGCCACGCCCACTCCGCTCGGCGGCTTTACCGATACGTTCACCTTCACTCCCGACGCCACTTTCGGCTCGACCGCGCAAGCCTTCCTGGCCAACCTGTCGGTCACGGGCAGCGATGCGGCCTCCATCAACTTCAGCGGCGCCAACCTGAACGGCATCGCGCTGACGGGCTTTGGCGGACCCACCGTCTTCGGCTATGCCCAGGGCGAGGTGCTGGCGCAAACCAGCCTGCTATTCAACGGTCCGATGGTTCTCACCGTCATGGGCAACAGCAATGGCGGCAGCTATGGCGGCACCTTCAACCTGAACCTGGCCCCCGTTCCTGAACCGGAAACGTATGGCATGCTGCTGGCCGGGCTGGGCGTACTGGGCTTCCTGGCGCGCCGCCGCAAGCAATCTTGA
- a CDS encoding sensor histidine kinase, producing MAYRPMRLSLLTRWTALIITLLVLGIVIALLLAHFLPGQPLLVLAGTLLCVLPVAVITIRAQLQSMLSLFRALSGTVASYQDGDFGFSLRWQQNDELADLVAAHNALGDVLRKQRLDLVQRELLLDTMVQNTPVAMLLVAEGSAIVYANLAARQLLHQGRRLEGHHLADIVQQAAPALAEALARRNDGLFTSGEGEQEEVYHLARRSFSLNGRKHELLLLRQLTLELRRQEVQTWKKVIRVISHELNNSLAPLASLAHSGAELVRRGQTERLPQILATIEERTRHLETFILGYARFAKLPAPRLAPCEWQPFLDSLASQAAFTLDGPPPAQAAVFDAAQMQQALLNLLKNALESGSKLQHIGLHVSQAQGQLRIEVRDRGPGMSGAVLENALVPFYSTKRSGTGLGLALAREIAEAHGGRITLANREDGGLAVTLILPLLDRN from the coding sequence ATGGCCTACCGCCCCATGCGTCTCTCCCTGCTCACGCGCTGGACGGCGCTGATCATCACCCTGCTGGTGCTGGGCATCGTCATCGCCCTGCTGCTCGCGCATTTTTTACCCGGCCAGCCGCTGCTGGTGCTGGCGGGTACCCTGCTGTGCGTGCTGCCGGTCGCCGTCATTACCATCCGCGCGCAGCTGCAATCGATGCTGTCGCTGTTTCGCGCCTTGAGCGGAACGGTCGCCAGCTACCAGGACGGCGACTTCGGCTTCAGCTTGCGCTGGCAGCAGAACGATGAACTGGCCGACCTGGTGGCGGCCCACAACGCGCTCGGCGACGTGCTGCGCAAACAGCGCCTGGACCTGGTGCAGCGCGAACTGCTGCTCGACACCATGGTGCAAAACACGCCGGTGGCCATGCTGCTGGTGGCCGAGGGCAGCGCCATCGTCTACGCCAACCTGGCCGCGCGCCAGTTGCTGCATCAGGGGCGCCGGCTCGAAGGGCATCACCTGGCCGACATCGTGCAGCAGGCGGCACCGGCCCTGGCCGAAGCGCTGGCGCGCCGCAACGACGGCCTGTTTACCAGCGGCGAGGGGGAACAGGAAGAGGTGTATCACCTGGCGCGGCGCAGCTTCAGCCTGAACGGGCGCAAGCACGAACTGCTGCTGTTGCGCCAGCTGACCCTGGAACTGCGCCGCCAGGAAGTGCAGACCTGGAAAAAAGTCATCCGCGTCATCAGCCACGAACTCAACAACTCGCTGGCGCCTCTGGCCTCGCTGGCCCATTCCGGCGCCGAGCTGGTACGCCGCGGCCAGACGGAACGCCTGCCGCAAATCCTCGCCACCATCGAGGAGCGCACGCGCCACCTGGAAACCTTCATCCTCGGCTATGCGCGCTTTGCCAAGCTGCCCGCGCCGCGCCTGGCGCCGTGCGAGTGGCAGCCTTTCCTCGACAGCCTGGCCTCGCAGGCGGCCTTCACGCTCGACGGCCCGCCGCCCGCCCAGGCGGCCGTGTTCGATGCGGCGCAAATGCAGCAGGCACTGCTGAACCTGCTCAAGAACGCGCTGGAGTCCGGCTCCAAGCTCCAGCATATCGGCCTGCACGTCAGCCAGGCGCAAGGGCAGCTGCGCATCGAAGTGCGCGACCGCGGCCCGGGCATGAGCGGCGCCGTGCTGGAAAACGCGCTGGTGCCGTTCTATTCCACCAAGCGCAGCGGCACGGGACTGGGCCTGGCCCTGGCGCGCGAAATCGCCGAAGCCCATGGCGGGCGCATCACGCTGGCCAACCGCGAGGACGGCGGCCTGGCGGTGACCTTGATTCTTCCCTTGCTGGACAGAAATTAG
- a CDS encoding sigma-54-dependent transcriptional regulator: MPTVLIIDDNAAVAIALDVLFSLHEIDAVRAASPEEGLQLLERHAIDLVVQDMNFTADTTSGEEGGALFHAIRARYPDLPVILLTAWTQLDAAVDLIKSGAADYLAKPWDDRRLIASVQNLLELGQANRALRQRVVAEQRQRHALEHDFDLRGMVWQDPATERVVHLACQVARADVPVLISGPNGSGKERIAAIVQANSQVAGGPFVVLNCGAVPVELIEAELFGAEAGAYTGITRARDGKFDAADGGTLFLDEIGNLPLAGQMKLLRVLETGRFERLGSNRERQVKVRVISASNADLSAMIKAGTFREDLFYRLNVIELRLPPLAQRPLDILVLARHFLGSDKTLDAQAQATLLAHGWPGNVRELKNVMQRASLLTAGPVIGAQETGLPLAGMPSPRAPHDGAATEPDRDSVAAALARAHGVVAQAAQELGLSRQALYRRMERLGIARG, from the coding sequence ATGCCTACCGTACTGATTATTGACGACAATGCCGCCGTGGCCATCGCGCTCGACGTGCTGTTCTCCCTGCACGAGATCGACGCCGTGCGCGCCGCCTCGCCCGAGGAAGGCTTGCAGCTGCTCGAGCGCCACGCCATCGACCTGGTGGTGCAGGACATGAACTTCACGGCCGACACCACCTCGGGCGAGGAAGGCGGCGCGCTGTTCCACGCCATCCGCGCGCGCTACCCGGACCTGCCTGTGATCCTGCTGACGGCCTGGACCCAGCTCGACGCGGCCGTCGACCTGATCAAGTCCGGTGCGGCCGATTATCTGGCCAAGCCATGGGATGACCGGCGCCTGATCGCTTCCGTGCAGAACCTGCTGGAACTGGGACAGGCCAACCGCGCGCTGCGCCAGCGCGTGGTGGCCGAGCAGCGCCAGCGCCACGCCTTGGAACACGACTTCGACTTGCGCGGCATGGTGTGGCAAGACCCGGCCACGGAGCGCGTCGTGCACCTGGCGTGCCAGGTGGCGCGGGCCGACGTGCCCGTGCTCATTTCGGGGCCGAACGGCAGCGGCAAGGAGCGCATCGCCGCCATCGTGCAAGCCAATTCCCAGGTCGCCGGCGGTCCCTTCGTCGTGCTCAATTGCGGCGCCGTGCCGGTCGAGCTGATCGAGGCGGAACTGTTCGGCGCGGAAGCGGGCGCCTACACGGGCATCACGCGCGCGCGCGACGGCAAGTTCGACGCGGCCGACGGCGGCACCCTGTTCCTCGACGAGATCGGCAACCTGCCGCTGGCCGGGCAAATGAAACTGCTGCGCGTGCTGGAAACGGGACGCTTCGAGCGCCTCGGCTCGAACCGCGAACGGCAAGTGAAAGTGCGCGTCATCAGCGCCAGCAACGCCGACCTGTCGGCGATGATCAAGGCCGGCACGTTTCGCGAAGACCTGTTCTACCGCCTCAACGTGATCGAACTGCGCCTGCCGCCGCTGGCCCAGCGTCCGCTCGACATCCTGGTGCTGGCGCGGCACTTCCTGGGCAGTGACAAAACGCTGGACGCGCAAGCGCAGGCGACCCTCCTGGCGCACGGCTGGCCGGGCAACGTGCGCGAACTGAAAAACGTCATGCAGCGCGCCAGCCTGCTGACGGCCGGCCCGGTGATCGGCGCGCAGGAAACGGGCTTGCCGCTGGCGGGGATGCCATCGCCGCGCGCGCCGCACGATGGCGCCGCGACGGAGCCGGACCGCGACAGCGTCGCCGCGGCGCTCGCGCGCGCGCACGGCGTGGTGGCGCAGGCGGCGCAAGAACTGGGGCTGTCGCGCCAGGCGCTGTACCGGCGCATGGAACGCCTGGGCATCGCGCGCGGCTGA
- a CDS encoding ABC transporter permease: MEIRPILSALMRSKTGAILVAVQIAISLAILANALHIVNLRQAVAARPTGVAAENDIFYVHIQNMNRGNHQRQLSEQKRQAALLRALPGVLSVAQTSQAVLSRSGNSTSVSAKRSQVTPSANISTYVTPDALVKTYGLKLVEGRDFLPEEVPEIDEDVDDRYPTVAIVTLAAAQKIWPGETSFVGKTLYRGNGADDPELRVVGVVERLQTQVGQVKAEGEYSILMPARLTGGRDSLLYAVRAEPGQRDRLMKEAEQAIRTATSDRLLVRTDTLEKHRTSRYRADRGLSWMLIAVSTLLLLVTASGIVGIASLWVTQRRKQIGVRRALGARRVDILRYFLTENFMITSVGVACGVLLALGLNQLLVSQLEMARLPPVYLLAGALVFWLLGVGAVYGPAWRAASISPATATRST; encoded by the coding sequence ATGGAAATCCGTCCCATCCTGTCGGCGCTGATGCGCAGCAAAACCGGCGCCATCCTGGTGGCCGTGCAGATCGCGATCAGCCTGGCCATCCTGGCCAATGCCCTGCACATCGTCAACCTGCGCCAGGCCGTGGCCGCCCGGCCCACCGGCGTGGCCGCTGAAAACGATATTTTTTATGTCCATATCCAGAACATGAACCGCGGCAACCACCAGCGCCAGCTGTCCGAACAGAAGCGCCAGGCGGCTCTGCTGCGCGCCTTGCCGGGCGTGCTGTCGGTGGCGCAAACGTCGCAGGCGGTGCTGTCGCGCTCCGGCAACTCCACCAGCGTGTCGGCCAAGCGCAGCCAGGTCACGCCCAGCGCCAACATCTCGACCTACGTCACCCCCGATGCCCTGGTCAAGACCTATGGCTTGAAGCTGGTGGAAGGACGCGACTTCCTGCCTGAGGAGGTACCCGAGATCGATGAAGATGTCGACGACCGCTACCCCACGGTGGCCATCGTGACGCTCGCCGCGGCGCAAAAAATCTGGCCCGGCGAAACCAGCTTTGTCGGCAAGACGCTGTACCGGGGCAACGGCGCAGATGATCCCGAACTGCGCGTGGTCGGCGTCGTTGAACGGCTGCAGACGCAGGTGGGCCAGGTCAAGGCCGAAGGCGAATATTCGATCCTGATGCCGGCGCGCCTGACGGGCGGACGCGATTCGTTGCTGTATGCGGTGCGCGCCGAACCGGGCCAGCGCGACCGCCTGATGAAGGAGGCCGAGCAAGCCATCCGCACTGCCACCAGCGACCGCCTGCTGGTACGCACCGATACCCTGGAAAAGCACCGCACGTCACGCTACCGGGCCGACCGCGGCCTGTCATGGATGCTGATCGCCGTGTCGACCCTGCTGCTGCTGGTGACGGCCAGCGGCATCGTCGGCATCGCCAGCCTGTGGGTGACGCAGCGCCGCAAGCAGATCGGCGTGCGGCGCGCGCTCGGTGCCCGCCGCGTCGACATCCTGCGCTATTTTTTGACGGAGAATTTCATGATCACCAGCGTCGGCGTGGCCTGCGGCGTGCTGCTGGCCCTGGGCTTGAACCAGTTGCTGGTCAGCCAGCTGGAAATGGCCCGCCTGCCACCCGTCTATCTGCTGGCCGGCGCGCTCGTGTTCTGGCTGCTGGGCGTGGGCGCCGTGTACGGCCCGGCATGGCGCGCGGCCAGCATTTCGCCGGCCACTGCCACCCGCAGTACCTGA
- a CDS encoding ABC transporter permease, with translation MFRYYFTLGLRSLRRNRALTALMVLTLAVGVAASVSTVTILHAMSGDPLPHKSDRMFVPMIDILPVKGYVPGDKPGFSQAQMSYIDARNFMASKMGVRRTVMYGVAGPVEPARKDIGSFNAQGIAPTRDFFSMFDAPFLYGQPWSEADDASGADVIVLSRALAEKLVGSNNPVGQRVTVLGRPYMVTGVLATWDVVPRPHRIIGSKGAFGAEDEFFIPFASAIRHETEHDGGMSCNGDNNAPGYQGRLASGCTWLQFWFEMASSGERGQLQQYLDAYAGEQRKLGRMMRNAPNKLYDLNEWMAFLKVVDNDNKLAAWLAFGFLLLCLVNTIGLLLAKFSVRASEVGIRRALGATRRDIFRQFLIESGVIGLAGGVIGLLLAFGALAVVSQQSKELGTVAHMDVPMLLLTFAMSVLAALLAGLLPTWRACQVTPAIQLKSQ, from the coding sequence ATGTTCCGCTACTATTTCACCTTGGGCCTGCGCAGCCTGCGCCGCAACCGCGCCCTGACGGCGCTGATGGTGCTGACCCTGGCCGTCGGCGTGGCCGCCAGCGTCTCCACCGTCACCATCCTGCACGCCATGTCGGGCGATCCGCTGCCGCACAAGAGCGACCGCATGTTCGTGCCGATGATCGACATCCTGCCCGTCAAAGGCTACGTCCCTGGCGACAAGCCCGGCTTCTCGCAAGCCCAGATGAGCTATATCGATGCGCGCAATTTCATGGCCAGCAAGATGGGCGTGCGCCGTACCGTCATGTACGGCGTGGCCGGTCCGGTCGAGCCGGCGCGCAAGGATATCGGGTCTTTCAATGCCCAGGGCATTGCGCCCACGCGCGATTTTTTCAGCATGTTCGACGCCCCCTTCCTGTACGGCCAGCCGTGGAGCGAAGCCGATGACGCCAGCGGCGCCGACGTGATCGTCCTGAGCCGCGCGCTGGCTGAAAAACTGGTGGGCTCGAACAACCCGGTCGGCCAGCGCGTGACGGTGCTGGGCCGGCCCTACATGGTGACGGGTGTGCTGGCGACCTGGGACGTGGTGCCACGCCCGCACCGCATCATCGGCAGCAAGGGCGCTTTCGGCGCGGAAGACGAATTCTTCATCCCGTTTGCCAGCGCGATTCGCCACGAGACGGAACACGACGGCGGCATGAGCTGCAACGGCGACAATAACGCCCCCGGCTACCAGGGCAGGCTCGCTTCGGGCTGCACCTGGCTGCAGTTCTGGTTCGAGATGGCCAGCAGCGGCGAGCGTGGCCAGTTGCAGCAGTATCTGGATGCCTATGCGGGCGAGCAGCGCAAGCTGGGACGCATGATGCGCAATGCGCCCAACAAGCTGTACGACCTGAACGAATGGATGGCCTTCCTGAAGGTGGTCGACAACGACAACAAGCTGGCGGCCTGGCTGGCCTTCGGCTTTCTGCTGCTATGCCTGGTCAACACCATCGGCCTGCTGCTGGCAAAGTTTTCCGTGCGCGCCAGCGAGGTCGGCATCCGCCGCGCGCTGGGCGCCACGCGGCGCGACATCTTCCGCCAGTTCCTGATCGAAAGCGGCGTGATCGGCCTGGCCGGCGGCGTGATCGGCCTGCTGCTGGCGTTTGGCGCGCTGGCCGTGGTCAGCCAGCAGTCGAAGGAACTGGGCACCGTGGCGCACATGGATGTGCCGATGCTGTTGCTGACGTTTGCCATGTCGGTGCTGGCGGCCCTGCTGGCCGGCCTGCTGCCCACCTGGCGCGCCTGCCAGGTGACGCCGGCGATCCAGCTCAAATCCCAATGA
- a CDS encoding ABC transporter ATP-binding protein — translation MLRMQNLSKVYRTHMIETHALRGFDIHVQQGEFVTVTGPSGSGKTSFLNIAGLLEEFTDGEYILDGVNVRGMDDNARSRLRNEKLGFIFQGFNLIPDLSLFDNVDVPLRYRGFNRAERKERIEEALAKVGLASRMKHYPAELSGGQQQRVAIARALAGSPKLLLADEPTGNLDTQMARGVMELLEDINAQGTTILMVTHDPELALRSQRNVHIIDGQVSDLVQHRATLSARPQHPVTA, via the coding sequence ATGCTGCGCATGCAAAACCTGAGCAAAGTCTACCGCACCCACATGATCGAAACCCACGCGCTGCGCGGCTTCGACATCCATGTGCAACAAGGTGAATTCGTCACCGTCACGGGGCCGTCCGGCTCGGGCAAGACAAGCTTCCTGAACATCGCCGGTCTGCTCGAGGAATTCACGGACGGCGAATACATCCTCGACGGCGTCAACGTCCGGGGCATGGACGACAATGCCCGCTCGCGCCTGCGCAATGAAAAACTCGGCTTCATCTTCCAGGGCTTCAATCTGATTCCCGACCTGTCGCTGTTCGACAACGTCGACGTGCCGCTGCGCTATCGGGGCTTCAACCGCGCCGAACGCAAGGAGCGCATCGAAGAAGCGCTGGCCAAGGTGGGACTGGCGTCGCGCATGAAGCATTATCCGGCCGAATTGTCGGGCGGCCAGCAGCAGCGCGTGGCGATCGCGCGCGCGCTGGCCGGCTCGCCCAAGCTGCTGCTGGCCGATGAACCGACGGGCAACCTGGATACGCAGATGGCGCGCGGCGTGATGGAACTGCTCGAAGACATCAACGCGCAAGGCACCACCATCCTGATGGTCACGCACGATCCGGAACTGGCGCTGCGCAGCCAGCGCAATGTGCACATCATCGACGGCCAGGTGTCGGATCTGGTGCAGCACCGCGCCACGCTGTCGGCCAGGCCGCAGCACCCCGTGACAGCGTAA
- a CDS encoding efflux RND transporter periplasmic adaptor subunit — translation MIRDTSSQDAVLTAPPGQRHKQRALLLAGAVIVIGAAIAVVAGWRNSEHSVNSSRLRIAEVTRGTLIRDAAVTGRVVASISPTLYSTTVATVTLKAKAGDTVKKGDILAVLESPDLSDALKREQSSVQQLEAEVARQQILAKKQKLLARREADTAEIERLSAQRTLERYESVAQVGIIAKIDYQKAKDALNSADIRSKHASQAAGLESEDVTLALKTKSNELERQRLSRDNAQRRVDELTVRAPVNGFIGTLSVANRSVVQANTALMTLVDLSQLEIELEVPETYVADIGLGMRAEIETGVIKATGKLSALSPEVVKNQVLARVRFDGEQPAGLRQNQRVAARLLIDEKPNVLMLARGSFVEAEGGRFAYVVRDGVAMRTPIKLGATSVSAVEILDGLKLGDKVVVAGTENFENAARVSLN, via the coding sequence ATGATCCGCGATACTTCCTCCCAAGACGCCGTACTGACCGCCCCGCCGGGCCAGCGCCACAAGCAACGCGCCCTGCTGCTGGCCGGCGCCGTCATCGTCATCGGTGCCGCCATCGCTGTCGTTGCCGGCTGGCGCAACAGCGAGCATTCCGTCAACAGCAGCCGCCTGCGCATCGCCGAGGTCACGCGCGGCACCCTGATCCGCGACGCGGCCGTCACTGGCCGCGTGGTCGCCTCGATCAGCCCGACCTTGTATTCGACCACGGTGGCCACCGTCACGCTGAAAGCCAAGGCGGGCGACACGGTGAAAAAGGGCGACATCCTGGCCGTGCTGGAGTCGCCGGACCTGTCCGACGCGCTCAAGCGCGAACAATCGAGCGTGCAGCAGCTGGAAGCGGAAGTGGCGCGCCAGCAGATCCTGGCCAAGAAGCAGAAACTGCTGGCGCGGCGCGAAGCCGATACGGCCGAAATCGAGCGCCTGTCCGCACAGCGCACGCTGGAACGCTATGAAAGCGTGGCGCAGGTGGGCATCATCGCCAAGATCGATTACCAGAAGGCCAAGGATGCCTTGAATTCGGCCGATATCCGCAGCAAGCACGCTTCGCAGGCGGCAGGTCTGGAAAGCGAAGACGTGACCCTGGCCCTGAAAACAAAAAGCAATGAACTCGAACGCCAGCGCCTGAGCCGCGACAACGCCCAGCGCAGGGTCGACGAGCTGACCGTGCGCGCGCCCGTCAACGGCTTCATCGGCACCCTGTCGGTGGCCAACCGCAGCGTGGTGCAAGCCAATACGGCCCTGATGACCCTGGTCGACCTGTCGCAGCTGGAAATCGAGCTCGAGGTGCCGGAAACGTATGTCGCCGACATCGGCCTGGGCATGCGCGCCGAGATCGAAACGGGCGTCATCAAGGCGACCGGCAAGCTGTCGGCGCTGTCGCCGGAAGTGGTGAAAAACCAGGTGCTGGCGCGCGTGCGTTTCGACGGCGAGCAGCCGGCCGGCCTGCGCCAGAACCAGCGCGTGGCGGCGCGCCTGCTGATCGATGAAAAACCGAATGTGCTGATGCTGGCGCGCGGCTCCTTCGTCGAAGCCGAAGGCGGCCGTTTCGCCTACGTCGTGCGCGATGGCGTGGCGATGCGCACGCCGATCAAGCTGGGTGCGACCAGCGTCTCGGCCGTGGAAATTCTCGACGGCCTGAAGCTGGGCGACAAGGTGGTCGTCGCCGGCACGGAAAACTTCGAGAACGCGGCCCGCGTCTCGCTCAACTAA